One genomic region from Mauremys reevesii isolate NIE-2019 linkage group 7, ASM1616193v1, whole genome shotgun sequence encodes:
- the CSKMT gene encoding citrate synthase-lysine N-methyltransferase CSKMT, mitochondrial isoform X1: MAVLMLAPRRGPALGPLLRPLCSWADGLLHSMAQPGTWDRFYTQQDTAGTPSHFNWFFDYRAISGLLLPALRGCSPPEPNPSPIRVLEVGCGTSDLSLGLYRESPHPVHISCVDVSPVAIRSLRRLLQEVPPPRHPLSQLHLHVADATDLDGGGFEDGSFHLVLDKGTCDSLLRCAQGPGQARRLVAECLRVLRLGGSLLQFSDEDPDARVPFLEQAGGPGVTVQEVGHIGGMCYYVYTLCRPALETPTTGALN; the protein is encoded by the exons ATGGCAGTGCTCATGCTCGCTCCGCGGCGCGGCCCCGCCCTGGGGCCCCTGCTCCGGCCGCTCTGCTCCTGGGCAG atggcctgctccacagcaTGGCCCAGCCTGGCACATGGGACCGCTTCTACACGCAGCAGGACACAGCTGGCACCCCCAGCCATTTCAACTGGTTCTTCGACTACAGGGCCATCTCTGGGCTCCTGCTCCCGGCCCTGCGGGGGTGCAGCCCCCCTGAACCCAATCCCAGCCCCATTCGGGTGCTCGAAGTTGGCTGTGGCACTTCAGATCTGAGCCTGGGGCTATACCGGGAGTCCCCACACCCTGTCCACATCTCCTGTGTGGATGTGTCCCCTGTGGCCATCAGGTCTCTTCGCCGGCTGCTCCAGGAGGTCCCCCCACCCCGACACCCCCTCTCCCAGCTTCACCTCCATGTAGCTGATGCCACTGACCTTGACGGGGGTGGCTTTGAGGATGGTTCTTTCCACCTGGTGCTGGACAAGGGCACATGTGATTCACTGCTGCGCTGCGCccaggggccaggccaggccaggcggcTGGTGGCCGAGTGCCTCCGGGTGCTGCGCCTTGGGGGCAGCTTGCTGCAGTTTTCAGATGAGGACCCAGATGCCAGGGTCCCTTtcctggagcaggctggggggcctGGTGTGACAGTGCAGGAAGTCGGGCACATTGGTGGCATGTGCTACTATGTCTACACGCTCTGCCGGCCGGCCCTGGAGACACCAACCACTGGGGCACTGAACTAG
- the CSKMT gene encoding citrate synthase-lysine N-methyltransferase CSKMT, mitochondrial isoform X2, whose product MGWDASGPYNGLLHSMAQPGTWDRFYTQQDTAGTPSHFNWFFDYRAISGLLLPALRGCSPPEPNPSPIRVLEVGCGTSDLSLGLYRESPHPVHISCVDVSPVAIRSLRRLLQEVPPPRHPLSQLHLHVADATDLDGGGFEDGSFHLVLDKGTCDSLLRCAQGPGQARRLVAECLRVLRLGGSLLQFSDEDPDARVPFLEQAGGPGVTVQEVGHIGGMCYYVYTLCRPALETPTTGALN is encoded by the exons ATGGGCTGGGATGCGTCCGGTCCCTACA atggcctgctccacagcaTGGCCCAGCCTGGCACATGGGACCGCTTCTACACGCAGCAGGACACAGCTGGCACCCCCAGCCATTTCAACTGGTTCTTCGACTACAGGGCCATCTCTGGGCTCCTGCTCCCGGCCCTGCGGGGGTGCAGCCCCCCTGAACCCAATCCCAGCCCCATTCGGGTGCTCGAAGTTGGCTGTGGCACTTCAGATCTGAGCCTGGGGCTATACCGGGAGTCCCCACACCCTGTCCACATCTCCTGTGTGGATGTGTCCCCTGTGGCCATCAGGTCTCTTCGCCGGCTGCTCCAGGAGGTCCCCCCACCCCGACACCCCCTCTCCCAGCTTCACCTCCATGTAGCTGATGCCACTGACCTTGACGGGGGTGGCTTTGAGGATGGTTCTTTCCACCTGGTGCTGGACAAGGGCACATGTGATTCACTGCTGCGCTGCGCccaggggccaggccaggccaggcggcTGGTGGCCGAGTGCCTCCGGGTGCTGCGCCTTGGGGGCAGCTTGCTGCAGTTTTCAGATGAGGACCCAGATGCCAGGGTCCCTTtcctggagcaggctggggggcctGGTGTGACAGTGCAGGAAGTCGGGCACATTGGTGGCATGTGCTACTATGTCTACACGCTCTGCCGGCCGGCCCTGGAGACACCAACCACTGGGGCACTGAACTAG
- the CSKMT gene encoding citrate synthase-lysine N-methyltransferase CSKMT, mitochondrial isoform X3, whose amino-acid sequence MAQPGTWDRFYTQQDTAGTPSHFNWFFDYRAISGLLLPALRGCSPPEPNPSPIRVLEVGCGTSDLSLGLYRESPHPVHISCVDVSPVAIRSLRRLLQEVPPPRHPLSQLHLHVADATDLDGGGFEDGSFHLVLDKGTCDSLLRCAQGPGQARRLVAECLRVLRLGGSLLQFSDEDPDARVPFLEQAGGPGVTVQEVGHIGGMCYYVYTLCRPALETPTTGALN is encoded by the coding sequence aTGGCCCAGCCTGGCACATGGGACCGCTTCTACACGCAGCAGGACACAGCTGGCACCCCCAGCCATTTCAACTGGTTCTTCGACTACAGGGCCATCTCTGGGCTCCTGCTCCCGGCCCTGCGGGGGTGCAGCCCCCCTGAACCCAATCCCAGCCCCATTCGGGTGCTCGAAGTTGGCTGTGGCACTTCAGATCTGAGCCTGGGGCTATACCGGGAGTCCCCACACCCTGTCCACATCTCCTGTGTGGATGTGTCCCCTGTGGCCATCAGGTCTCTTCGCCGGCTGCTCCAGGAGGTCCCCCCACCCCGACACCCCCTCTCCCAGCTTCACCTCCATGTAGCTGATGCCACTGACCTTGACGGGGGTGGCTTTGAGGATGGTTCTTTCCACCTGGTGCTGGACAAGGGCACATGTGATTCACTGCTGCGCTGCGCccaggggccaggccaggccaggcggcTGGTGGCCGAGTGCCTCCGGGTGCTGCGCCTTGGGGGCAGCTTGCTGCAGTTTTCAGATGAGGACCCAGATGCCAGGGTCCCTTtcctggagcaggctggggggcctGGTGTGACAGTGCAGGAAGTCGGGCACATTGGTGGCATGTGCTACTATGTCTACACGCTCTGCCGGCCGGCCCTGGAGACACCAACCACTGGGGCACTGAACTAG